A window from Streptomyces subrutilus encodes these proteins:
- a CDS encoding NAD-dependent epimerase/dehydratase family protein: MKLLMLGGTEFVGRAVTEDALARGWDVTVFHRGRHAPPPGAAAAHGDRTAPGGLDALAEGEWDLVVDTWSGAPAAVRDTARLLRDRAGHYAYVSSCSVYAYPAPAGHDEDWPVVDGSPDAQATDYAADKRGGELAALDAFGDRALLVRAGLVLGPYENVGRLPWWLERSARGGPVAAPGPRDLPIQYVDVRDLARWTLDASAAGRGGAHNVVSPSGHATMGSFLEACAAATGGRAELRWTDPAAIEAAGIEPWTDLPVWTPPGEGHDFMHRGDVSKALAAGLRCRPVEETVADTWAWLRSLDGPPPLRPDRSAKGLDPAREAALLGL, from the coding sequence ATGAAACTGCTGATGCTCGGCGGCACCGAATTCGTCGGACGCGCCGTCACCGAGGACGCCCTCGCCCGGGGTTGGGACGTGACCGTCTTCCACCGCGGGCGGCACGCGCCGCCGCCCGGCGCGGCCGCCGCGCACGGGGACCGCACCGCCCCCGGCGGTCTGGACGCGCTCGCCGAGGGGGAGTGGGACCTCGTCGTCGACACCTGGAGCGGCGCCCCCGCCGCCGTCCGCGACACCGCCCGCCTGCTCCGCGACCGGGCCGGGCACTACGCCTACGTCTCCAGCTGCTCCGTCTACGCCTACCCGGCCCCCGCCGGGCACGACGAGGACTGGCCGGTGGTCGACGGCTCGCCCGACGCGCAGGCCACCGACTACGCCGCGGACAAGCGGGGCGGCGAGCTGGCCGCCCTCGACGCGTTCGGCGACCGCGCCCTGCTGGTGCGCGCCGGGCTGGTCCTGGGCCCGTACGAGAACGTCGGCCGCCTCCCCTGGTGGCTGGAGCGGAGCGCGCGCGGCGGCCCCGTGGCGGCCCCCGGCCCCCGCGACCTCCCGATCCAGTACGTCGACGTGCGGGACCTCGCCCGCTGGACCCTGGACGCCTCGGCCGCCGGCCGCGGCGGCGCGCACAACGTGGTCTCCCCGTCCGGACACGCCACCATGGGCAGCTTCCTGGAGGCCTGCGCCGCGGCCACCGGCGGTCGCGCCGAACTCCGCTGGACCGATCCGGCGGCGATCGAGGCGGCCGGCATAGAGCCCTGGACCGACCTGCCGGTCTGGACACCGCCCGGCGAGGGCCACGACTTCATGCACCGCGGCGACGTGTCCAAGGCCCTCGCGGCGGGCCTGCGCTGCCGGCCGGTCGAGGAGACCGTGGCCGACACCTGGGCGTGGCTCCGAAGCCTGGACGGACCGCCCCCGCTGCGCCCCGACCGGTCGGCCAAGGGCCTCGACCCGGCCCGGGAGGCCGCGCTACTCGGGCTCTGA